In Lagenorhynchus albirostris chromosome 14, mLagAlb1.1, whole genome shotgun sequence, one DNA window encodes the following:
- the CMKLR1 gene encoding chemerin-like receptor 1 translates to MEDEDNITSLTYEYVYSDDFDPIVVLEELSPLEGRVVRIFLVVVYSIICFLGILGNGLVIIIATCKMKKTVNTVWFLNLAVADFLFNVFLPIHITYAAMDYHWVFGTAMCKISNFLLIHNMYTSVFLLTVISSDRCISVLLPVWSQNHRSVRLAYMACMVIWVLAFFLSSPSLIFRDTAHVHGKISCFNNFSLSATSSSSWPTHPQVDAVGFGRHVAVTITRFLCGFLTPMLIITACYVTIVCKLRRNRLAKTKKPFKVIVTIIITFFLCWCPYHTLYLLELHHSAMPGSVFSLGVPLATAIAIANSCMNPILYVFVGQDFKKFKVALFSRLVHALSEDTGHSSYPSHRSFTKMSSMNERETSML, encoded by the coding sequence ATGGAGGATGAGGATAACATCACCTCCCTCACCTATGAGTACGTGTACTCTGATGACTTCGACCCCATCGTGGTTTTGGAGGAGTTATCTCCCCTGGAAGGCAGGGTGGTCAGGATCTTCCTGGTGGTGGTCTACAGCATCATCTGTTTCCTCGGGATCCTGGGCAACGGCTTGGTGATCATCATCGCCACCTGCAAGATGAAGAAGACGGTGAACACCGTCTGGTTCCTCAATCTGGCCGTCGCGGATTTCCTGTTCAACGTCTTCCTCCCCATCCACATCACCTACGCCGCCATGGACTACCACTGGGTGTTCGGCACAGCCATGTGCAAGATCAGCAACTTCCTGCTCATCCACAACATGTACACCAGCGTCTTCCTGCTCACTGTCATCAGCTCCGACCGCTGCATCTCCGTGCTCCTCCCCGTCTGGTCCCAGAACCACCGCAGCGTCCGGCTGGCTTACATGGCCTGCATGGTCATCTGGGTCCTGGCTTTCTTCTTGAGTTCCCCATCCCTCATCTTCCGGGACACAGCCCACGTGCACGGGAAAATATCCTGCTTTAACAACTTCAGCCTGTCTGCCACCAGCTCTTCCTCGTGGCCCACTCATCCCCAGGTGGACGCTGTGGGCTTTGGCCGGCACGTGGCGGTGACCATCACCCGCTTCCTCTGTGGCTTCCTGACCCCGATGCTCATCATCACCGCCTGCTACGTCACCATCGTCTGCAAGCTGCGGCGCAACCGCCTGGCCAAGACTAAGAAGCCCTTCAAGGTCATCGTGACCATCATTATCACCTTCTTCCTCTGCTGGTGCCCCTACCACACGCTGTACCTTCTGGAGCTCCATCACAGCGCCATGCCTGGCTCCGTCTTCAGCCTGGGTGTGCCCCTGGCCACTGCCATCGCCATTGCCAACAGCTGCATGAATcccattctctacgtcttcgTGGGTCAGGACTTCAAGAAGTTCAAGGTGGCCCTCTTCTCCCGTCTGGTCCATGCTCTGAGTGAGGACACAGGCCACTCCTCCTATCCCAGCCACAGAAGTTTCACCAAGATGTCATCCATGAACGAGAGGGAGACCAGCATGCTCTGA